From the Syngnathoides biaculeatus isolate LvHL_M chromosome 10, ASM1980259v1, whole genome shotgun sequence genome, one window contains:
- the strip1 gene encoding striatin-interacting protein 1 homolog translates to MEVGGGNGGGLPVNNKQRAMVPNKSRGEFTRNQRKDSEGLSESPDLEFEYADTDKWAAELSELYSYTEGPEFSLNRKCFEEEFRTHVCDRKWTELDAPHHRAHAMRLLDGLEVTAREKRLKVARAILYMVQGTFGECSSEAEVQHWMRYNNFLLLEVGTFSALVELLNMEIDNSAACSSAVRKPAISLADSTDLRVLLNIMYLMVETIQQDDPADMPEWRVIRETFRVELGSPLYNNEPIAVMLFGMVTKFCSGHAPHFPMKKVLLLLWKSILFTLGGFEQLQTIKVQKREKLGLPPLPEDSIRVIRSMRAASPPASASDLIEQQQKRARREHKGLIKQDNLDAFNEKDPYKADDSREDEDDNDDNDNSIEAETFPLERDEVMPLPISHPPSERVSFPKGLPWAPKVREKDIENFLESSRSKFIGYTLGSDTDTVVGLPRPIHESIKTLKQHKYVSIAELQIVKEEEFQKTPLSGGEEEVEMCSTELLYQGILPTLPQYMIALLKILLAAAPTSKAKTDSINILADVLPEEMPTTVLQSMKLGVDVNRHKEIIVKAISAILLLLLKHFKLNHIYQFEYMAQHLVFANCIPLILKFFNQNIMSYITAKNSISVLDFPYSVVHELPELTAESLEAGDNNQFCWRNLFSCINLLRILNKLTKWKHSRTMMLVVFKSAPILKRALKVKQAMMQLYVLKLLKVQTKYLGRQWRKSNMKTMSAIYQKVRHRLNDDWAYGNDLDARPWDFQAEECALRANIERFNSRRYDKNQSNPDFLPVDNCLQSVLGQRVDLPEDFQMNYDLWLEREVFSKPISWEELLQ, encoded by the exons ATGGAGGTCGGAGGAGGAAACGGTGGTGGGCTACCTGTAAACAATAAACAGAGAGCTATGGTGCCAAATAAGAGTAGGGGAGAATTCACTCGTAACCAGAGAAAAGATTCAGAG GGCCTGTCTGAATCTCCAGACCTTGAGTTTGAATATGCTGATACAGACAAGTGGGCTGCAGAGCTGTCAG AGCTGTACAGTTATACTGAAGGGCCAGAGTTCTCGCTCAATAGAAAATGTTTCGAGGAGGAATTCAGAACACATG TGTGTGATAGGAAGTGGACAGAGCTTGATGCACCTCATCACAGGGCCCATGCCATGCGGCTGCTCGACGGACTGGAGGTGACTGCTCGTGAGAAGAGGCTGAAGGTTGCTCGAGCCATTCTGTACATGGTGCAAG GAACCTTTGGCGAGTGCAGTTCCGAGGCCGAAGTGCAGCATTGGATGCGGTACAACAACTTCCTGCTGCTTGAAGTGGGGACTTTTTCTGCTCTGGTTGAGCTGCTCAACATGGAAATTGA caACAGTGCCGCTTGTAGCAGCGCTGTCAGAAAACCAGCCATCTCTCTCGCTGATAGCACAGATCTCAGGGTCCTGCTCAACATAATGTATCTGATGGTAGAAACCATACAACAGGACGACCCAGCCGACATGCCCGAATGGAGGGTTATCAGGGAAACCTTTAGAGTGGAACTGG GTTCTCCTCTGTACAACAACGAGCCCATCGCAGTCATGCTGTTTGGGATGGTTACCAAGTTttgcagtggccacgccccccACTTCCCGATGAAGAAGGTCCTACTGCTGTTGTGGAAGAGCATACTG TTCACACTCGGAGGGTTCGAGCAGCTCCAAACCATAAAGGTCCAGAAACGGGAGAAGTTGGGTCTTCCGCCTCTGCCGGAGGACAGCATTCGGGTCATACGCAGTATGAGGGCCGCTTCCCCTCCTGCCTCTGCCTCCGACCTCATAGAACAGCAACAAAAACGAGCGCGGCGTGAACACAAG GGACTGATCAAACAGGACAACCTGGACGCATTCAACGAAAAAGACCCTTACAAAGCGGACGACTCCCGCGAGGATGAGGACGACAACGATGACAATGACAACTCAATAGAGGCAGAGACTTTCCCATTGGAAAGGGATGAGGTCATGCCTCTGCCTATTTCCCATCCTCCATCAGAGAGGGTTTCCTTTCCCAAAGGATTGCCTTGGGCCCCTAAAGTCAG GGAAAAGGACATTGAAAATTTCCTGGAGTCCAGTAGAAGTAAATTTATAGGTTACACGCTTGGAAG TGACACAGACACGGTTGTTGGCTTACCCAGACCTATTCATGAGAGCATAAAGACACTAAAACAG CATAAATACGTCTCCATCGCCGAGCTTCAGATTGTAAAGGAGGAAGAGTTCCAGAAAACCCCTTTGTCAGGG GGAGAAGAGGAAGTGGAGATGTGTTCCACTGAGCTGCTTTACCAGGGAATCCTCCCCACATTACCTCAGTACATG ATCGCTTTGTTAAAGATTCTGCTTGCGGCTGCGCCAACCTCCAAAGCCAAAACAGATTCTATCAATATCCTGGCAGATGTTCTGCCGGAGGAGATGCC GACCACTGTGTTACAAAGCATGAAACTCGGTGTTGACGTCAATAGACACAAAGAAATCATAGTGAAGGCCATCTCTGCCATCCTGCTTTTGCTCCTCAAGCACTTCAAACTTAACCACATCTACCAG TTTGAGTACATGGCTCAACACCTGGTGTTTGCCAACTGCATCCCCCTCATTTTGAAGTTCTTCAATCAGAACATCATGTCTTATATCACAGCTAAGAACAG CATATCAGTGCTGGACTTTCCTTACTCCGTGGTGCATGAGCTCCCAGAATTAACAGCGGAGAGTTTG gaaGCTGGAGacaacaaccagttttgttggAGAAACCTCTTTTCCTGCATTAACCTGCTGAGGATCCTCAATAAACTGACCAAGTGGAAGCACTCAAGAACGATG ATGCTGGTAGTTTTCAAGTCTGCTCCCATCCTCAAGAGGGCGCTAAAGGTGAAGCAGGCCATGATGCAGCTGTACGTCCTCAAGCTGCTCAAAGTCCAAACCAAATATCTTGGGCGCCAGTGGCGGAAGAGCAACATGAAGACCATGTCAGCCATCTACCAGAAAGTCCGACATCGGCTGAACGACGACTGGGCCTACGGAAATG ATCTGGACGCTCGTCCTTGGGACTTTCAGGCTGAGGAGTGCGCCCTGCGTGCCAACATCGAGCGCTTCAATAGTCGCCGCTATGACAAGAATCAGAGCAACCCAGACTTCCTTCCTGTGGACAACTGCCTGCAAAGCGTATTGGGGCAGCGGGTGGACCTGCCCGAAGACTTCCAAATGAACTATGACCTTTGGCTGGAACGAGAGGTCTTCTCCAAGCCCATTTCTTGGGAGGAGCTGCTGCAGTAA
- the LOC133507543 gene encoding S-adenosylhomocysteine hydrolase-like protein 1 isoform X1, producing MSEPAAEVKQEVKQASKEVKESENVAEKYSVMTVSKNTEMNMEELSSAFSAVPTHKPVKKQIQFVEDKQEFSRFPTKAGRRSLSRSISQSSTDSYSSAASYTDSSDDETSPRDKTQINSKGSSDFCVKNIKQAEFGRREIEIAEQDMSALIALRKRAQSEKPLAGAKIVGCTHITAQTAVLIETLVALGAQCRWTACNIYSTQNEVAAALSEIGVAVFAWKGESEDDFWWCIDRCVNTEGWQPNMILDDGGDLTHWMYKKYPNVFKKIRGIVEESVTGVHRLYQLSKAGKLCVPAMNVNDSVTKQKFDNLYCCRESILDGLKRTTDVMFGGKQVVVCGYGEVGKGCCAALKALGAIVYITEIDPICALQACMDGFRVVKLNEVIRHVDITITCTGNKNVVTRDQLDRMKNGSIVCNMGHSNTEIDVASLRTPELTWERVRSQVDHVIWPDGKRVILLAEGRLLNLSCSTVPTFVLSITATTQALALIELYNAPEGRYKQDVYLLPKKMDEYVASLHLATFDAHLTELSDEQAKYLGLNKNGPFKPNYYRY from the exons ATGTCAGAGCCGGCCGCAGAGGTGAAGCAAGAGGTCAAGCAGGCGAGCAAAGAGGTGAAAGAGAGCGAAAACGTCGCCGAGAAATATTCCGTCATGACAGTGAGCAAGAACACCGAGATGAACATGGAAGAGCTGTCGTCCGCCTTCAGCGCTGTGCCCACTCACAAGCCGGTTAAAAAG CAAATCCAATTTGTGGAGGACAAGCAGGAGTTCAGCCGGTTCCCCACCAAGGCAGGCCGTCGTTCCCTGTCCCGCTCCATTTCTCAGTCATCCACGGATAGCTACAGCTCAG CTGCGTCCTACACGGACAGCTCAGACGATGAAACTTCACCACGGGACAAAACACAAATCAACTCCAAAGGCAGCAGTGACTTCTGTGTCAAGAACATTAAACAAGCAGAGTTTGGAAGACGTGAGATTGAGATTGCGGAACAAG ACATGTCGGCACTGATTGCTCTCAGGAAGAGAGCACAGAGTGAGAAACCATTGGCAGGTGCCAAAATTGTAGGCTGTACTCATATCACTGCCCAGACcgct GTGTTGATTGAGACTCTGGTGGCTCTCGGGGCCCAGTGCCGCTGGACTGCTTGTAACATATACTCCACACAAAATGAAGTCGCTGCCGCTCTGTCAGAGATAG GTGTGGCTGTGTTTGCCTGGAAAGGGGAGTCTGAGGACGATTTCTGGTGGTGCATTGACCGCTGTGTCAACACTGAGGGATGGCAGCCTAACATG ATCCTGGATGATGGGGGTGACCTGACACACTGGATGTACAAGAAATACCCAAATGTATTCAAGAAGATCCGAGGCATAGTAGAGGAGAGCGTCACTGGGGTTCACAG GTTGTATCAACTCTCCAAAGCGGGAAAACTGTGTGTGCCAGCAATGAACGTAAATGATTCTGTGACTAAGCAAAAGTTTGACAACCTTTACTGCTGCAGAGAGTCCATCTTGGATGG cttGAAGAGAACCACAGATGTCATGTTTGGAGGCAAACAGGTGGTTGTATGTGGCTACGGTGAG GTTGGAAAAGGTTGTTGTGCTGCACTGAAAGCTCTTGGGGCGATTGTCTACATTACAGAGATCGACCCTATTTGTGCCCTACAAGCTTG CATGGATGGATTCAGAGTGGTCAAGCTGAATGAGGTCATTCGCCACGTTGATATCACCATCACATGCACTG GAAACAAGAACGTGGTCACCAGAGATCAGCTGGACCGCATGAAAAATGGCTCCATTGTGTGCAACATGGGGCACTCCAACACAGAGATTGATGTG GCAAGCCTCCGCACCCCTGAGCTGACATGGGAGAGGGTGCGCTCTCAGGTCGATCACGTCATTTGGCCTGATGGCAAGAGAGTCATTCTGTTGGCTGAA GGACGCCTGCTCAATCTCAGCTGCTCTACGGTCCCTACATTTGTTCTGTCCATCACCGCTACCACTCAG GCCCTGGCCCTGATAGAGTTGTACAATGCTCCAGAGGGACGATACAAGCAAGATGTTTACCTCCTTCCTAAAAAAATGG ATGAATACGTGGCCAGCCTGCATCTGGCAACCTTTGACGCCCACCTGACGGAGCTCAGCGATGAGCAGGCAAAATATTTGGGCCTGAATAAGAATGGACCTTTCAAACCCAACTACTACAG GTATTAG
- the LOC133507543 gene encoding S-adenosylhomocysteine hydrolase-like protein 1 isoform X2, translating to MSEPAAEVKQEVKQASKEVKESENVAEKYSVMTVSKNTEMNMEELSSAFSAVPTHKPVKKQIQFVEDKQEFSRFPTKAGRRSLSRSISQSSTDSYSSAASYTDSSDDETSPRDKTQINSKGSSDFCVKNIKQAEFGRREIEIAEQDMSALIALRKRAQSEKPLAGAKIVGCTHITAQTAVLIETLVALGAQCRWTACNIYSTQNEVAAALSEIGVAVFAWKGESEDDFWWCIDRCVNTEGWQPNMILDDGGDLTHWMYKKYPNVFKKIRGIVEESVTGVHRLYQLSKAGKLCVPAMNVNDSVTKQKFDNLYCCRESILDGLKRTTDVMFGGKQVVVCGYGEVGKGCCAALKALGAIVYITEIDPICALQACMDGFRVVKLNEVIRHVDITITCTGNKNVVTRDQLDRMKNGSIVCNMGHSNTEIDVASLRTPELTWERVRSQVDHVIWPDGKRVILLAEGRLLNLSCSTVPTFVLSITATTQALALIELYNAPEGRYKQDVYLLPKKMDEYVASLHLATFDAHLTELSDEQAKYLGLNKNGPFKPNYYR from the exons ATGTCAGAGCCGGCCGCAGAGGTGAAGCAAGAGGTCAAGCAGGCGAGCAAAGAGGTGAAAGAGAGCGAAAACGTCGCCGAGAAATATTCCGTCATGACAGTGAGCAAGAACACCGAGATGAACATGGAAGAGCTGTCGTCCGCCTTCAGCGCTGTGCCCACTCACAAGCCGGTTAAAAAG CAAATCCAATTTGTGGAGGACAAGCAGGAGTTCAGCCGGTTCCCCACCAAGGCAGGCCGTCGTTCCCTGTCCCGCTCCATTTCTCAGTCATCCACGGATAGCTACAGCTCAG CTGCGTCCTACACGGACAGCTCAGACGATGAAACTTCACCACGGGACAAAACACAAATCAACTCCAAAGGCAGCAGTGACTTCTGTGTCAAGAACATTAAACAAGCAGAGTTTGGAAGACGTGAGATTGAGATTGCGGAACAAG ACATGTCGGCACTGATTGCTCTCAGGAAGAGAGCACAGAGTGAGAAACCATTGGCAGGTGCCAAAATTGTAGGCTGTACTCATATCACTGCCCAGACcgct GTGTTGATTGAGACTCTGGTGGCTCTCGGGGCCCAGTGCCGCTGGACTGCTTGTAACATATACTCCACACAAAATGAAGTCGCTGCCGCTCTGTCAGAGATAG GTGTGGCTGTGTTTGCCTGGAAAGGGGAGTCTGAGGACGATTTCTGGTGGTGCATTGACCGCTGTGTCAACACTGAGGGATGGCAGCCTAACATG ATCCTGGATGATGGGGGTGACCTGACACACTGGATGTACAAGAAATACCCAAATGTATTCAAGAAGATCCGAGGCATAGTAGAGGAGAGCGTCACTGGGGTTCACAG GTTGTATCAACTCTCCAAAGCGGGAAAACTGTGTGTGCCAGCAATGAACGTAAATGATTCTGTGACTAAGCAAAAGTTTGACAACCTTTACTGCTGCAGAGAGTCCATCTTGGATGG cttGAAGAGAACCACAGATGTCATGTTTGGAGGCAAACAGGTGGTTGTATGTGGCTACGGTGAG GTTGGAAAAGGTTGTTGTGCTGCACTGAAAGCTCTTGGGGCGATTGTCTACATTACAGAGATCGACCCTATTTGTGCCCTACAAGCTTG CATGGATGGATTCAGAGTGGTCAAGCTGAATGAGGTCATTCGCCACGTTGATATCACCATCACATGCACTG GAAACAAGAACGTGGTCACCAGAGATCAGCTGGACCGCATGAAAAATGGCTCCATTGTGTGCAACATGGGGCACTCCAACACAGAGATTGATGTG GCAAGCCTCCGCACCCCTGAGCTGACATGGGAGAGGGTGCGCTCTCAGGTCGATCACGTCATTTGGCCTGATGGCAAGAGAGTCATTCTGTTGGCTGAA GGACGCCTGCTCAATCTCAGCTGCTCTACGGTCCCTACATTTGTTCTGTCCATCACCGCTACCACTCAG GCCCTGGCCCTGATAGAGTTGTACAATGCTCCAGAGGGACGATACAAGCAAGATGTTTACCTCCTTCCTAAAAAAATGG ATGAATACGTGGCCAGCCTGCATCTGGCAACCTTTGACGCCCACCTGACGGAGCTCAGCGATGAGCAGGCAAAATATTTGGGCCTGAATAAGAATGGACCTTTCAAACCCAACTACTACAGGTAA